One window from the genome of Streptococcus halotolerans encodes:
- the ftsW gene encoding cell division peptidoglycan polymerase FtsW: MHIEKKHLLNYSILLPYLVLSVLGLIIVYSTTSATLVDYGLNPFKSMINQGSFWFISLLAILFIYRLRLNFLKNSKVLTGALAIEVILLVVARFFTQEVNGAHGWIVIGPVSFQPAEYLKVLVIWYLAFTFSRRQKSIAIYDYQALTRRRWWPKNGNDLTDWRLICLLLIGLVAAQPDLGNAAIIVLTVLIMITVSGIGYRWFSAIFLTITIASTLFLGLIGLVGVETMAKVPVFGYVAKRFSAFYNPFKDLTDSGHQLAHSYYAMSNGGWFGLGLGNSIEKRGYLPEATTDFVFSIVMEELGMIGACLILALVFFLILRIILVGLKAKNAFNSMMAIGVGGMMLMQIFVNIGGISGLIPSTGVTFPFLSQGGNSLLVLSVAIAVVLNIDANEKRAEIIEEAEREAAKVEVEDL, encoded by the coding sequence ATGCATATCGAAAAAAAACACCTTCTTAATTATTCGATACTCTTGCCTTATTTGGTTTTATCAGTGTTAGGCTTGATTATCGTCTATTCCACAACTAGTGCAACCTTGGTTGATTACGGCTTAAACCCATTCAAATCGATGATTAATCAAGGAAGTTTCTGGTTTATCAGTCTTTTAGCCATCTTATTTATCTATCGTCTGAGGCTCAACTTTTTGAAAAATTCAAAGGTTCTCACTGGAGCACTAGCTATTGAAGTGATACTCTTGGTGGTGGCACGCTTTTTTACACAAGAGGTAAATGGAGCACACGGCTGGATTGTTATTGGACCAGTCAGTTTTCAGCCTGCAGAGTACCTGAAAGTTCTTGTGATTTGGTATCTGGCATTTACCTTTAGTCGACGTCAAAAATCAATAGCTATCTATGATTACCAAGCCTTAACCCGAAGGCGTTGGTGGCCAAAAAATGGAAATGATCTCACGGACTGGCGTCTGATTTGCTTATTGCTGATCGGGTTAGTAGCTGCTCAACCTGACCTTGGGAATGCGGCTATCATTGTACTGACCGTTTTAATCATGATTACAGTCAGCGGTATTGGCTATAGATGGTTTTCAGCTATTTTCTTAACGATAACCATAGCATCAACACTTTTCCTAGGCCTTATCGGACTTGTGGGTGTCGAAACAATGGCTAAGGTTCCCGTATTTGGTTACGTCGCTAAGCGTTTCAGTGCCTTTTACAATCCGTTTAAAGATTTAACAGATTCGGGACATCAGTTGGCCCATTCTTATTATGCTATGAGCAATGGCGGTTGGTTTGGTCTAGGATTGGGCAATTCCATTGAAAAAAGAGGCTATCTTCCTGAAGCAACAACAGACTTCGTTTTCTCAATTGTCATGGAAGAGTTAGGGATGATTGGCGCCTGTTTGATTTTGGCTCTTGTCTTTTTCTTAATTCTCAGGATTATTCTGGTTGGTCTTAAAGCTAAGAATGCCTTCAATTCAATGATGGCTATTGGTGTTGGTGGCATGATGCTTATGCAAATCTTTGTCAATATCGGTGGTATTTCGGGGTTGATTCCATCAACTGGAGTTACGTTTCCTTTTCTTTCCCAAGGTGGGAACAGCCTTTTGGTGTTATCTGTGGCAATTGCTGTTGTTTTAAATATTGACGCCAACGAAAAACGTGCTGAAATTATAGAAGAAGCAGAAAGAGAAGCTGCTAAAGTAGAAGTAGAAGACCTGTAA
- a CDS encoding RNA polymerase sigma factor, translating to MKLDDYEESLVEIAKEISFYLQKGGASKADADDISQDLFVKLLESDIDLPFSKLRAWMYRTAIRKYIDSYRRHVTYQAILQKEFFTQATLTPFDQEDTSDLEDILKQLPETYFLVIDLFYFQDFSIKEISRLLGIRQATVKMRLSRARKQLKKLIEKEGKTYEFTKSF from the coding sequence GTGAAATTGGATGACTACGAAGAAAGTCTAGTTGAAATAGCGAAAGAGATTTCGTTTTACTTACAAAAAGGAGGTGCTTCAAAAGCAGACGCTGACGATATTTCACAGGATCTATTTGTCAAATTATTAGAAAGTGACATTGACCTACCTTTTTCGAAATTACGGGCTTGGATGTATCGGACTGCCATTCGAAAATACATTGACAGCTATAGACGTCACGTAACCTATCAAGCTATCTTGCAAAAAGAATTTTTCACGCAAGCTACGCTAACCCCTTTCGATCAAGAGGATACAAGTGATTTAGAGGATATCTTAAAGCAATTACCGGAAACCTATTTTTTGGTTATCGACCTCTTTTATTTTCAAGACTTTTCCATTAAAGAAATAAGTCGCTTACTAGGTATTAGACAAGCAACAGTAAAAATGCGTTTGTCCAGAGCTAGAAAACAATTAAAAAAACTGATAGAAAAAGAAGGGAAGACTTATGAATTCACCAAATCATTTTGA
- a CDS encoding anti sigma factor C-terminal domain-containing protein, translated as MNSPNHFEKIAKKSKRKHTIKTVIYSSILAILALGLGVKGLTELTSKNGRRILEGYEFLNNIAYPNMFYKNYYFNASGLFSGEFQSNRVKNIDGIEVPFEPMKVKYSLTQGSSHDSTSWGLWDSKKTGVYSQGQHLKIPVFYNINHSYTGEVDPVVTKDLNLIPKMTNQAVEVAVTFDKPYTYSEIQKMVPKNVLVNWYWIGSKSQFDTTQFATDHTLGVMGDDEGKLTPSAFKQFRQHLKKGSQSSWLDSSYNSTGNKGVLIKDEAKAYVKRNKTLKEATFSGILISGRSENLAKLKDREWVFASNIGQSVQIQPYHRLTK; from the coding sequence ATGAATTCACCAAATCATTTTGAAAAAATAGCTAAAAAATCAAAACGTAAACATACTATTAAAACAGTCATTTATTCCTCAATACTCGCTATCCTAGCGTTAGGATTAGGGGTTAAAGGTTTGACAGAATTAACCAGTAAGAATGGGCGGCGTATTTTAGAAGGTTATGAATTCTTAAACAATATAGCCTACCCAAATATGTTTTATAAAAATTATTATTTTAATGCTTCGGGTTTATTTTCTGGAGAGTTTCAATCTAATCGTGTCAAAAATATTGATGGGATTGAAGTTCCTTTTGAACCAATGAAGGTCAAGTACTCTCTAACGCAAGGATCAAGTCATGACAGTACGTCATGGGGGTTATGGGATTCTAAAAAAACAGGTGTATATAGTCAAGGGCAACACCTCAAAATACCAGTTTTTTACAATATCAATCATTCTTACACCGGTGAAGTAGATCCAGTGGTGACGAAGGATTTGAATCTTATCCCAAAAATGACTAATCAAGCCGTTGAAGTGGCTGTAACCTTTGACAAACCCTACACTTACTCAGAAATTCAAAAAATGGTTCCCAAAAATGTGTTAGTCAACTGGTACTGGATTGGTAGCAAAAGCCAGTTTGACACCACACAGTTTGCTACGGACCACACTTTAGGGGTTATGGGAGATGATGAAGGCAAGCTAACTCCTAGTGCTTTCAAGCAGTTCCGACAGCATTTGAAGAAAGGAAGTCAATCATCATGGTTAGATAGTAGTTATAATAGCACCGGAAATAAGGGGGTGCTGATAAAAGATGAAGCTAAGGCTTATGTAAAAAGAAATAAGACCCTCAAAGAAGCAACTTTTTCAGGAATTCTAATTAGCGGACGCTCTGAAAATTTGGCTAAGCTGAAAGATAGAGAATGGGTTTTTGCGTCTAATATTGGTCAATCTGTCCAAATACAGCCTTACCATCGACTAACAAAATAG
- the tuf gene encoding elongation factor Tu, translated as MAKEKYDRSKAHVNIGTIGHVDHGKTTLTAAITTVLARRLPSSVNTPKDYASIDAAPEERERGITINTAHVEYETENRHYAHIDAPGHADYVKNMITGAAQMDGAILVVASTDGPMPQTREHILLSRQVGVKHLIVFMNKVDLVDDEELLELVEMEIRDLLSEYEFPGDDLPVIQGSALKALEGDTAQEDVIMELMATVDEYIPEPERDTDKPLLLPVEDVFSITGRGTVASGRIDRGTVKVNDEVEIVGIKDEITKAVVTGVEMFRKQLDEGLAGDNVGVLLRGVQRDEIERGQVLAKPGSINPHTKFKGEVYVLSKEEGGRHTPFFDNYRPQFYFRTTDVTGSIKLPEGTEMVMPGDNVTIEVELIHPIAVEQGTTFSIREGGRTVGSGIVSEIEA; from the coding sequence ATGGCAAAAGAAAAATACGATCGTAGTAAAGCTCACGTCAACATTGGTACTATTGGACACGTTGACCACGGTAAAACTACATTGACTGCAGCTATCACAACTGTTTTGGCACGTCGTTTACCAAGTTCAGTTAACACACCAAAAGATTACGCTTCAATTGATGCTGCTCCAGAAGAACGTGAACGCGGAATCACAATCAACACTGCACACGTTGAGTATGAAACAGAAAACCGTCACTATGCGCACATCGATGCTCCAGGACACGCGGACTACGTTAAAAACATGATCACTGGTGCGGCTCAAATGGACGGAGCTATCCTTGTTGTAGCTTCAACTGATGGACCAATGCCACAAACTCGTGAGCACATCCTTCTTTCACGTCAAGTTGGTGTTAAACACTTGATCGTCTTCATGAACAAAGTAGACCTTGTTGATGACGAAGAATTGCTTGAGTTGGTTGAAATGGAAATTCGTGATCTTCTTTCAGAATACGAATTCCCAGGTGATGACCTTCCAGTTATCCAAGGTTCAGCTCTTAAAGCTCTTGAAGGTGATACAGCTCAAGAAGATGTTATCATGGAATTGATGGCAACTGTTGATGAGTACATTCCAGAACCAGAACGTGACACTGACAAACCATTGCTTCTTCCAGTTGAGGATGTATTCTCAATCACTGGACGTGGTACTGTTGCTTCAGGACGTATCGACCGTGGTACTGTTAAAGTTAACGACGAAGTTGAAATCGTTGGTATCAAAGATGAGATCACTAAAGCAGTTGTTACTGGTGTTGAAATGTTCCGTAAACAACTTGACGAAGGTCTTGCTGGAGATAACGTTGGTGTTCTTCTTCGTGGTGTGCAACGTGATGAAATCGAACGTGGTCAAGTTCTTGCTAAACCAGGTTCAATCAATCCACACACTAAATTTAAAGGTGAAGTTTACGTTCTTTCTAAAGAAGAAGGTGGACGTCACACTCCATTCTTTGACAACTACCGTCCGCAGTTCTACTTCCGTACAACTGACGTAACTGGTTCAATTAAATTGCCAGAAGGTACTGAAATGGTAATGCCTGGTGATAACGTAACTATTGAAGTTGAGTTGATCCACCCAATCGCCGTTGAACAAGGTACTACTTTCTCTATCCGTGAAGGTGGACGTACTGTTGGTTCAGGTATTGTTTCAGAAATCGAAGCTTAA